A single region of the Triticum dicoccoides isolate Atlit2015 ecotype Zavitan chromosome 2B, WEW_v2.0, whole genome shotgun sequence genome encodes:
- the LOC119363781 gene encoding transcription factor PCF6-like: MELSVAAAAVELGKRGRPDDQYQEQDQDHGDAKRLALVPWPPHQQHPSSRIYRVSRGSGGKDRHSKVYTAKGIRDRRVRLSVATAIQFYDLQDRLGYDQPSKAVEWLIKAAAAAIDKLPELDAAAFPNHPASASASANKQSSALHAEADDSQPQQLTRSGCSSTSETSKGSVLSLSRSDSRVKARERARDRSASVKDKDDSVTAAVHRRPPSAQAASFTELLTGLAAATPAVAQHKQHNSWQQMTASATADYLGFAQPRKSGHGMLHTFASPAPHLGNIAPVAMAPAQHFSLSAGGGDSQTEMPHFSFSQDHYMPVHAAPASGPAVDYSLNFSMSSGLVGVNNTRGTLQSNSQPHLSGHHHHHQQQQQLQRLSTPLDAPHIPFLFSPAVAVASPTTAESHFGAAAALQLWEGFRHSDMKEKGKN, from the coding sequence ATGGAGCTCAGCGTCGCCGCCGCAGCCGTGGAGCTCGGCAAGCGGGGCCGCCCCGACGACCAGTACCAGGAGCAGGACCAGGACCACGGGGATGCCAAGCGGCTGGCGCTCGTGCCGTGGCCGCCGCACCAGCAGCACCCCTCCTCGCGGATCTACCGCGTCTCGCGCGGCTCCGGCGGCAAGGACCGCCACAGCAAGGTCTACACGGCCAAGGGCATCCGCGACCGCCGCGTCCGCCTCTCCGTCGCCACCGCCATCCAGTTCTACGACCTGCAGGATCGCCTTGGCTACGACCAGCCCAGCAAGGCCGTCGAGTGGCTCATCAAGGCTGCCGCCGCCGCAATCGACAAGCTCCCCGAGCTcgacgccgccgccttccccaaccACCCGGCCTCAGCCTCAGCGTCAGCCAACAAACAGTCTTCTGCTCTTCACGCGGAGGCCGACGACTCGCAGCCCCAGCAGCTCACCAGATCGGGCTGCAGCAGCACGTCCGAGACCAGCAAGGGCTCCGTCCTCTCGCTTTCTCGCTCCGACAGCCGCGTCAAGGCTAGGGAGCGCGCGCGCGACCGGAGCGCCTCTGTGAAGGACAAGGACGACTCGGTCACCGCCGCCGTGCACCGCCGGCCCCCCTCGGCGCAGGCGGCTTCCTTCACCGAGCTGCTCACTGGATTGGCGGCCGCCACCCCAGCTGTTGCTCAGCACAAGCAGCACAACTCGTGGCAGCAGATGACCGCGTCTGCCACCGCGGACTACCTCGGCTTCGCCCAGCCCCGGAAATCCGGGCACGGGATGCTGCACACCTTCGCCTCCCCGGCCCCGCACCTGGGCAACATTGCGCCCGTCGCCATGGCCCCGGCGCAGCACTTCAGCTTATCAGCCGGCGGCGGCGATTCGCAGACGGAGATGCCGCACTTCTCCTTCTCGCAAGACCACTACATGCCCGTCCATGCGGCGCCAGCGTCGGGTCCGGCAGTAGACTACAGTCTCAACTTCTCCATGTCCTCGGGTCTTGTGGGTGTCAACAACACTAGGGGGACCCTTCAGTCCAATTCGCAGCCGCACctctccggccaccaccaccaccaccagcagcagcagcagctccagaGGCTGTCTACTCCACTGGATGCTCCGCACATACCCTTCTTGTTCAGCCCAGCCGTCGCGGTGGCCTCCCCCACCACAGCGGAGAGCCACTTCGGCGCGGCGGCCGCATTGCAGCTCTGGGAGGGGTTCCGGCACTCCGACATGAAGGAGAAGGGCAAGAACTGA
- the LOC119363782 gene encoding leucine-rich repeat receptor-like serine/threonine-protein kinase At1g17230: MATVAHFLLKILLFAVVSSAVAAAEQKASGRATEAAALREFKRALVDVDGRLSSWDDAATPCGWAGIACSLAREVTGVTLHGLGLGGALSPAVCALPRLAVLNVSKNELSGPVPAGLAACRALEVLDLSTNSLHGAIPPELCALPSLRRLFLSENLLTGEIPADIGNLTALEELVIYTNNLTGGIPGSVRTLQRLRVVRAGLNGLSGPIPVEVSECSSLEVLGLAQNRLAGTLPRELSRLKNLTTLILWQNALTGEIPPELGNCTNLEMLALNDNAFTGGVPRELGALPKLVKLYIYRNHLDGTIPKELGSLQSAVEIDLSENKLTGVIPSELGKIQTLRLLHLFENRLQGSIPRELGKLGVIRRIDLSINNLTGAIPMEFQDLPCLEYLQLFDNQIHGAIPPLLGARSTLSVLDFSDNRLTGSIPPHLCRHQKLIFLSLGSNRLIGNIPPGVKACKTLTQLRLGVNLLTGSLPVELSAMQNLSALEMNQNRFSGPIPPEVGKFRSIERLILSGNYFVGHVPAGIGNLTELVAFNISSNQLTGPIPRELARCTKLQRLDLSRNSFTGLIPKELGTLVNLEQLKLSDNSLNGTIPASFGGLSRLTELQMGGNRLSGSVPVELGKLNALQIALNLSYNMLSGEIPTQLGNLRMLEYLFLNNNDLQGEVPSSFTELSSLMECNLSYNNLVGSLPSTLLFQHLDSSNFLGNNGLCGIKGKACPVNSAYASSEAAARKKRFLREKIISVASIVVILVSLVLIALVCWLLKSNMPKLVSNEERKTGFSGPHYFPKERITYQELLKATGSFSESAVIGRGAAGTVYKAVMPDGRRVAVKKLRCQGEGSSVDRSFRAEITTLGNVRHRNIVKLYGFCSNQDSNLILYEYMENGSLGELLHGTKDAYLLDWDTRYRIAFGAAEGLRYLHSDCKPKVIHRDIKSNNILLDEMMEAHVGDFGLAKIIDISNSRTMSAVAGSYGYIAPEYAFTMKMTEKCDIYSFGVVLLELVTGQCAIQPLEKGGDLVNLVRRTMNSMTPNSQVFDSRLDLNSKRVVEEMTLVVKIALFCTSESPLDRPSMREVISMLIDARASSFDSFSSPASESPTKDDSSFGL, encoded by the exons ATGGCGACCGTGGCGCATTTCTTGCTCAAGATTCTTCTATTTGCCGTCGTGAGCTCGGCTGTGGCAGCAGCGGAGCAAAAGGCGAGTGGTCGCGCcaccgaggcggcggcgctgcgggaGTTCAAGCGCGCGCTGGTGGACGTCGACGGGCGCCTTTCGAGCTGGGACGACGCGGCGACCCCATGCGGGTGGGCAGGCATTGCCTGCTCCTTGGCACGTGAGGTGACCGGCGTCACGCTCCACGGGCTCGGCCTCGGTGGAGCGCTCTCCCCCGCCGTCTGCGCGCTCCCGCGGCTCGCCGTGCTCAACGTGTCCAAGAACGAGCTGTCCGGCCCCGTCCCCGCAGGGCTCGCCGCGTGCCGCGCGCTGGAGGTGCTCGACCTCAGCACCAACTCCCTCCACGGCGCCATCCCGCCAGAGCTCTGCGCGCTCCCGTCCCTCCGCCGGCTCTTCCTCAGCGAGAACCTGCTCACCGGCGAGATCCCCGCCGACATCGGCAACCTCACCGCCCTGGAGGAGCTCGTCATCTACACCAACAACCTCACCGGCGGGATCCCCGGGTCCGTCCGCACGCTGCAGCGGCTGCGTGTGGTCCGCGCGGGTCTCAACGGCCTTTCCGGCCCGATCCCGGTCGAGGTTAGCGAGTGCAGCAGCCTGGAGGTGCTCGGGCTCGCGCAGAACAGACTCGCCGGGACGCTGCCCCGCGAGCTCTCCCGGCTCAAGAACCTCACCACGTTGATCCTGTGGCAGAACGCCTTGACCGGCGAGATCCCACCGGAGCTGGGGAACTGCACGAACCTGGAGATGCTGGCGTTGAACGACAACGCCTTCACCGGCGGCGTGCCGAGGGAGCTCGGGGCGCTGCCCAAGCTCGTAAAGCTCTACATTTACCGGAACCACCTGGACGGCACCATCCCAAAGGAGCTCGGGAGCCTGCAGAGCGCCGTGGAAATTGACCTGTCGGAGAACAAGCTGACAGGAGTCATCCCCAGCGAGCTCGGCAAGATACAGACGCTCCGGCTGCTCCACCTCTTCGAGAACCGCCTGCAAGGCAGCATCCCGCGGGAGCTCGGGAAGCTGGGTGTCATAAGGAGAATAGACCTGTCCATCAACAACCTCACCGGCGCAATTCCGATGGAGTTTCAGGACCTGCCCTGCTTGGAGTACCTGCAGCTGTTCGACAACCAAATCCATGGTGCCATCCCTCCTTTGCTGGGGGCGAGGAGCACACTGTCGGTGCTGGATTTTTCAGACAACCGGTTGACGGGGAGCATCCCGCCTCACCTGTGCAGGCACCAGAAGCTCATCTTCTTGAGCCTGGGGTCAAACCGTCTCATCGGCAACATCCCTCCGGGAGTGAAGGCTTGCAAGACCCTGACCCAGCTCCGGCTCGGGGTTAACCTGCTGACGGGGAGCCTGCCCGTGGAGCTGTCGGCGATGCAGAACCTGTCGGCGCTTGAGATGAACCAGAACCGCTTCTCCGGCCCGATACCGCCTGAGGTCGGCAAGTTCAGGAGCATAGAGAGGCTGATTCTGTCGGGGAATTACTTCGTCGGACATGTCCCCGCTGGCATTGGCAACCTCACGGAGCTTGTCGCCTTCAATATATCATCCAACCAGCTCACCGGACCGATTCCTCGGGAGTTGGCAAGGTGTACAAAGCTACAGAGGCTTGATCTCAGCAGAAACTCCTTCACCGGCCTCATTCCTAAGGAGCTCGGCACACTGGTGAACCTGGAGCAGCTCAAGCTATCAGACAACAGTCTGAATGGCACCATTCCTGCAAGTTTTGGAGGCCTTTCCCGGCTCACGGAGCTGCAGATGGGAGGCAACCGTCTGTCCGGCTCAGTGCCGGTTGAGCTTGGCAAACTCAATGCCCTCCAGATTGCTCTAAATCTCAGCTACAACATGCTATCCGGTGAGATCCCAACTCAGCTAGGGAACTTGAGAATGCTGGAATACCTCTTCTTGAACAACAATGATCTTCAAGGGGAGGTTCCTTCCTCATTCACTGAACTCTCAAGCCTTATGGAGTGCAACCTTTCTTACAATAATCTTGTTGGGTCGCTTCCCAGCACCCTGCTGTTCCAGCACCTCGACAGCAGCAACTTCCTTGGGAACAATGGCCTCTGCGGCATCAAAGGAAAAGCTTGTCCAGTAAATTCAGCCTACGCAAGCAGTGAAGCAGCAGCGCGCAAGAAGCGGTTTCTTAGAGAGAAGATCATCAGCGTTGCCTCCATCGTCGTCATATTGGTTTCATTGGTGCTGATTGCACTCGTCTGCTGGCTCTTAAAGTCCAACATGCCCAAGCTTGTATCAAATGAAGAGCGCAAGACTGGGTTCTCTGGTCCTCACTACTTTCCTAAGGAGCGTATAACCTATCAGGAGCTTTTGAAAGCCACCGGGAGCTTCTCGGAGAGTGCTGTGATTGGAAGGGGTGCTGCTGGCACAGTCTACAAGGCTGTCATGCCTGATGGTCGGCGAGTTGCAGTGAAAAAGCTCAGATGTCAAGGAGAAGGTTCCAGTGTCGACAGAAGCTTCCGCGCCGAGATAACTACCCTTGGAAATGTCAGGCACCGCAACATTGTCAAGCTCTATGGTTTCTGCTCCAACCAGGACTCCAATCTTATACTGTATGAGTACATGGAAAATGGTAGCCTTGGAGAGTTGCTTCATGGGACCAAGGACGCATACCTCCTGGACTGGGACACACGGTACCGGATCGCCTTCGGGGCTGCTGAAGGCCTACGCTACCTTCACAGCGATTGCAAGCCAAAGGTGATTCACCGTGACATTAAGTCCAATAACATACTGCTCGATGAGATGATGGAGGCTCATGTGGGAGACTTTGGTTTGGCAAAAATCATCGACATTTCCAACAGCAGGACAATGTCCGCTGTAGCCGGTTCATACGGTTACATTGCCCCAG AGTATGCTTTCACCATGAAGATGACTGAAAAGTGTGATATTTATAGTTTTGGGGTGGTTTTGTTGGAACTAGTGACTGGGCAATGTGCAATTCAGCCTCTTGAGAAAGGAGGAGATCTTGTGAATTTGGTAAGGCGGACAATGAACAGCATGACACCAAATTCTCAAGTTTTTGACAGCAGACTCGATCTGAACTCAAAGAGGGTTGTAGAAGAAATGACTCTGGTGGTGAAGATTGCATTGTTCTGCACCAGTGAATCACCATTGGATAGGCCTAGCATGCGAGAAGTGATATCCATGTTGATTGATGCTAGGGCCTCTTCTTTTGATTCATTCTCATCTCCAGCATCGGAGTCACCTACCAAAGATGATTCTTCCTTCGGGCTTTAG